CACTCCAATTCAGAGTTTGTGCTGGATTTTATCCGTTTGATGCCGGGAGTACCCAAAGCTAAGGTGAAGTCAAGGGTAATCTTGACACCCGAGCATGCCCAAAGGTTATTGTTGGCTCTGCAAGATAATATCAGAAAATACGAGGCCAATTTTGGTGAAATACGCCAGTCCAACGACCCTATTCCCTTTCCAATGAATTTTGGCGGGCCTATGGGTGAGGCTTAAGAGATTCTAAATTATTTGCCATGGATTCATGAAACTCAATTTGTGAATTTGTGGCATTTTTTAATTAATAAACAAAGCAACTTTTTAATGAAAAAATCATTTAAAATATCCATCTACTCTTTTCTGGCATTTTTATTCTTTTCCTTGTTTGAAGTTTATGGTTGGCGGTTTAACTTTTGGTTTATAAGAATTACCTTCATTTTATTTTTAAGTTCATTTATTGCTGCTTTTGTTTATTCAGGTAAAAAAACTTCGATTGATATCACAAAATCTTTTGGGTGGGCAAGTATTGGATATTTTTTGGTTTCTGCTATTATCGTTGCAATTGGAGGGGTTTTTTTGTCAGGGATTTTAGCATTAATGTTATTGCCAATTATTGGACCTAGAACCCAATCTTCAAATGATAACTTTAAAATTCAAATACCATATCGGGGATTTATGGGGACGGCAGGGAGCTATCAATTAGTAGAAGATAGATTTTTAATCTTTGAAAAGAAAATATTTTATTTCGGTTCGGATTCTGAAATAAAAACTTTTAGTTTTAACCCAAATAGCAACATACTAATATTATTACCTCAAAAAGATACTATTGACTTTAATAAAATATATAAGTTAAAATAGTTCGTAACAATTAAAAAATGAAAACCGTCCTTTGTTTCATAACAATCCTTTTTCTTTCCACAAAAACCTTCTTCCAAAACTCCTTAATCCTCTAAAAACCTGCAATAAATCATATATTCACTTGTATATAAATCAGTAGAATAGTGATAAATAATTAATAATATTTAGTCGGAGATTTTGCCCGGGATTGGATAAATAAATGACATTTTCAAACTTTAAAGTTTTTGAAATGAAAACGGCCAAATTATCTAAAATTATTCTTTATGCTTTAGTTTTACTAGGTTCTGTTCTACTTTTTACCAGTTGCAATCTTTTTGGTTTTCTCAACAAAAAATCAAATAAAGATGTAAAAGAAGGTTCATTTATTAGTACAAATCCTACGGACCCTCAGTTTGTTAAGCTCATTACGGATAAAGACGAAGAGGTAAGTGTTTTTGGAGTAAGAGATGCCAATGGCTTACCTTCAAAAATTAAACAAATCAATATTAAAGACTCAAAAGGGGAGGATTATTCTTTTTTCTATAATAATGACGGCAAACTAACTACCGCAGTAGCTGACAACGGTACTGTCTTTAATTATAAATGGCTGGGAAACAATAAGGTAGCATTAAATATCATTTGTAACGACGGCAAAAACCAAATTGATACAGAGATTGATTTGGCAGAAATTCAGCCCAAAAGCATAAAAATTAATACTACCGCAAAAATCAGAAGTAATGCAGGGGTTAATTCGAAAATAAGGTTTTCACCGATTGAAAGCCCGGTAGAAAAACCTTTACTTAACAAATCAGCAAAAGTTTATGAGGATGGGACGGTGCATAATTTGACCGTCACTTCTTGTGGTGCACTTTCAAATTATGATGTACTAAGGGTAAATATAGTAGATCAGGCTGGAATTACGGTACTGAAAGAACTCAACGCGGTCTGGGTTGGAAAAGGAAAATATACCATAACTGTTCCATCGGGATTGGCCCCCGAATTAGATCCGCAAAAAACAGCAGAAGCACTTGCAAAAGTTCTTTCAAAATATTGTGATGCAGCTGGGCTTGTAGGTGGAGTGTCTGAACAAATATTACTTACTACTAGTGCATGTGCATATATTTCCGGGAAACTGGCTTTGACAGGAGTTGGTGTTACTGTTGCACCTACAGTTGGGGCTGCTTGTACGGGGATCACATCTGCTATGGCTGTTTATTGTGCCACTTTGGGTGCGTCAGGCCCACCTGAAACCGCCTCCGTTTTGGATAAAATGTTGGAATTGAAGTTTTTGGATTACTTCAAATTAACAGGCGGAATAAGGATGCATGTTTACTTTAAAGTATTTACCGAAGGTGTTTCAAGTGGTACTAAAATAGTTGGATTTAATGTTGCTGATGGTGTTCCTTCCAACTTGAAAGCTGAAATGTCTGAAAATGCAAAGCCAATGGTCAAATACCTTGAGC
The sequence above is a segment of the Cytophagaceae bacterium genome. Coding sequences within it:
- a CDS encoding DUF3467 domain-containing protein; amino-acid sequence: MKESEEEENQINIELSEEMAEGVYANLAMIAHSNSEFVLDFIRLMPGVPKAKVKSRVILTPEHAQRLLLALQDNIRKYEANFGEIRQSNDPIPFPMNFGGPMGEA